CAACGCTATCGGCTTAACGTCCCGTTCAAAGCCGGCTCATATCGGGCCGGCTCTTTTAGTAAACCTTTGACATAAAAATCTTTCCGTGGTATTATTTCAAGAGAATTAAACCCTCGACGGCCCGTCCCGGGCCGCCGGTAGCAATTTCGAGGAGACCTTTATGGCCTCTTATTCGCTATTCGAAAAAATCGCTCTTTGGACGGTCTTTGGCAGTGCCTTCGTCGGCATAGGCTACGCCCTCATACTCGTCGGCAGGATTCTCAAGCTCGACCCCGGCACGCCGGCGATGCAGAAGATAGCGCGCGCGATCCAACAAGGCGCCCGGGCGTACCTCAATCGGCAATTTAAAACCATCCTGCTAATAACCGGCGTCATCGCCGCCGCGATGTTCTTCACGGGCGAGACGCTGACGATGCAGTTCGGCCGCGCGGGCGCGTTCCTGCTGGGCGCGTTCTTCTCGGGGCTCGTGGGCTTCGTGGGGATGAGCCTGGCGGTGCGGGGCAACGTCCGCTGCGCCAACGCCGCGCGCACCTCCTACAAGCGCGCGCTCACCATCGCCTTTCAAACCGGCACCATCGCCGGGATGTTCTGCGTGGGCCTGGGCCTCCTCGGCGCCACCTCCATCTTCATCCTCTACGGTTCGAAGGCGTACGAGGTGCTTATCGGCTTCGGCTTCGGCGGCTCCTTGTTGGCGCTGTTCATGCGGGTAGGGGGCGGCATATACACCAAGGCCGCGGACATCGGCGCCGACCTCGTCGGCAAGGTCGAGGCCGGCATCCCGGAGGACGACCCCCGCAACGCCGCCGTTATTGCCGACAACGTGGGGGACAACGTCGGCGACTGCGCCGGCATGGCGGCGGACATCTTCGAGTCGTACGAGGTCACGTTGGTCGCGGCGATGATACTCGGCTGGACCGTAATGGGCGTCAAGGGCGTCATCTTCCCGCTCATCGTGCGCGGCGTCGGCGTCATCACGTCCATCATCGGGACCGCCGCCGTCCGGCCCCTCTCCGAGACCGAACCGGGGATGCGGCCCATAAACCGGGGCTACATCATCTCCGCTATAACGTCAGCTTTGGGGTTTTACTTCTTCGCCTATTATTACGTGGGCGACCTGCGCGTCTTCTGGGCTACCGTCTTCGGCCTGATACTCTCCGTGTTTATCTCGTTGTTGACCGAACACTTCACGTCCATCAAACGCGGCCCGGTCAAGGAGATCGCCGCGGCGACGCGCACCGGCGAGGCCACGACCATCCTGATGGGCGTGGCCGTAGGGCTCGAGTCGTCGGTGTGGGCCATCCTCGTTATCTGCGGCGCCATCTTCTCCTCCATCCTCATCGTGGGCGACCCGAGCAACGTCACGTACATCCTCTACTCCATCTCGCTCGCCGGTATGGGCATGCTCACCACGACGGGGGTCGTCGTCTCGATGGATACCTTCGGGCCGGTGGCCGACAACGCCAACGGCATCATAGAGATGTCGAAGGAGGGCGACGAGAAGACGCGCAAGACCATCGCAGACCTCGACGCCGTCGGCAACACGACGAAGGCCATCACGAAAGGCTTCGCCATCGCGACCGCGGTCATGGCCGCGACGTCGCTCTTCGGCGCGTACTTCCAGGAGTTGCGAAAAGCGGGCGCCGCGATTACCACCATCGACGTCGCCAACCCCGTCG
This is a stretch of genomic DNA from bacterium. It encodes these proteins:
- a CDS encoding sodium-translocating pyrophosphatase, translated to MASYSLFEKIALWTVFGSAFVGIGYALILVGRILKLDPGTPAMQKIARAIQQGARAYLNRQFKTILLITGVIAAAMFFTGETLTMQFGRAGAFLLGAFFSGLVGFVGMSLAVRGNVRCANAARTSYKRALTIAFQTGTIAGMFCVGLGLLGATSIFILYGSKAYEVLIGFGFGGSLLALFMRVGGGIYTKAADIGADLVGKVEAGIPEDDPRNAAVIADNVGDNVGDCAGMAADIFESYEVTLVAAMILGWTVMGVKGVIFPLIVRGVGVITSIIGTAAVRPLSETEPGMRPINRGYIISAITSALGFYFFAYYYVGDLRVFWATVFGLILSVFISLLTEHFTSIKRGPVKEIAAATRTGEATTILMGVAVGLESSVWAILVICGAIFSSILIVGDPSNVTYILYSISLAGMGMLTTTGVVVSMDTFGPVADNANGIIEMSKEGDEKTRKTIADLDAVGNTTKAITKGFAIATAVMAATSLFGAYFQELRKAGAAITTIDVANPVVLIGLLVGGAVPFLFSSLLIRAVGRAAALVINEVRRQFHTIKGLMAGEAEPEYTRAVDICTRAALKELVGPGLLAVLTPIIVGFLLDAAALGGFLAGIILTGQLMAVFLANSGGAWDNAKKSIEDGLYGGKGSPAHKAAVVGDTVGDPFKDTAGPAINPLIKVMNLVALIVAPLIIKYRGTWYITVPVVVVGLVIVGWAIWRTKKGSFAAVGEAEEAVEK